In Populus alba chromosome 9, ASM523922v2, whole genome shotgun sequence, a genomic segment contains:
- the LOC118053826 gene encoding elongation factor 1-beta 2, translated as MAVTFSDLHTESGLKSLNEFLVGKSYISGDQISKDDIKVYGAVLKKPGGDFPNASKWYETVSSQLASSFPGKAVGVSICGKTAAAAPVEAAPAKEAAGDDDDDLDLFGDETEEDKKAAEEREKAKKASSKKKESGKSSVLMDVKPWDDETDMVELEKAVRSVEMPGLFWGASKLVPVGYGIKKLQIMLTIVDDLVSVDSLIEERLTVEPCNEYVQSCDIVAFNKI; from the exons ATGGCAGTTACTTTTTCAGATCTCCACACAGAGTCCGGCCTCAAATCCCTCAACGAGTTTCTCGTCGGCAAATCTTATATTTCCGGTGATCAGATTTCCAAAGATGACATCAAAGTTTACGGTGCTGTTTTGAAGAAACCTGGTGGTGATTTCCCTAATGCTAGCAAGTGGTACGAAACTGTTTCTTCACAGCTCGCTTCAAG CTTCCCAGGTAAAGCTGTTGGTGTAAGCATTTGTGGCAAAACAGCTGCTGCTGCTCCCGTTGAAGCTGCCCCAGCGAAGGAG GCTGCTGGTGATGACGACGACGACTTGGATCTCTTTGGTGATGAGACTGAAGAGGACAAGAAGGCAGCAGAGGAGAGGGAGAAAGCTAAAAAGGCATCCTCCAAGAAGAAAGAGA GTGGGAAATCTTCAGTTCTCATGGATGTGAAGCCATGGGATGATGAGACAGACATGGTGGAGTTGGAGAAGGCAGTCAGGAGTGTTGAGATGCCTGGTCTCTTTTGGGGAGCat CAAAATTGGTTCCAGTCGGTTATGGAATCAAGAAGCTCCAAATCATGCTTACCATTGTAGACGACCTTGTGTCAGTGGATTCCCTCATTGAGGAGCGTCTCACAGTCGAGCCTTGCAACGAATATGTCCAGAGCTGTGACATTGTTGCGttcaacaaaatataa